One genomic region from SAR92 clade bacterium H455 encodes:
- a CDS encoding NADP-dependent oxidoreductase, with translation MTAAVTNRKWTLKSRPETTVSAGHFNFETETIRDLVDGEFLVKNHYLSFEPAQRGWLNDVRSYVPPVAIGEVMRSMAVGEIVASKHSDYQVGERVQGGFGWQEYAISDGTGLFPVSKIPEGMPIAYPLHIYGLTGLTAYFGLLDIGKPKAGDTVVISGAAGATGSTVGQIAKLMGCRVIGIAGGPAKCQWLIDELGYDAVIDYKSESVDARMKELCKNSINIYFDNVGGEILDSALVNLANHARVVLCGGISSGYQTKALPPGPKNYMQLVIRRSHMEGFIVLDHVARYPAAIEQLSQWVDEGKIKVKEHILDGIEECPAGLAGLFAGQNFGKQLVKI, from the coding sequence ATGACAGCAGCAGTAACCAACAGAAAATGGACCTTAAAATCCCGCCCAGAAACTACCGTGAGCGCAGGGCATTTTAACTTTGAGACGGAGACCATCCGCGACCTAGTGGATGGCGAATTTCTGGTTAAAAATCACTATCTTTCATTTGAACCCGCCCAGCGGGGATGGCTCAACGATGTGCGTAGCTATGTGCCGCCCGTTGCCATCGGCGAAGTGATGCGTTCTATGGCAGTGGGCGAAATTGTTGCCAGCAAGCACAGTGACTATCAGGTTGGCGAGAGGGTGCAGGGCGGTTTTGGTTGGCAAGAATATGCCATTAGCGACGGTACGGGGCTCTTTCCGGTATCAAAAATCCCCGAGGGCATGCCCATAGCGTACCCGCTACATATCTATGGTCTCACCGGCTTGACCGCTTACTTTGGATTGCTCGATATAGGCAAACCAAAGGCTGGTGACACAGTGGTGATATCAGGTGCCGCTGGTGCCACAGGCTCCACCGTGGGTCAGATTGCCAAATTGATGGGCTGCCGTGTTATCGGTATTGCCGGTGGTCCGGCCAAGTGTCAGTGGCTGATCGATGAGCTGGGTTACGACGCAGTGATTGATTACAAATCAGAATCCGTCGATGCGCGCATGAAAGAGCTGTGTAAAAACAGCATCAATATCTACTTCGATAATGTTGGCGGTGAGATTCTCGACTCGGCTCTGGTCAATTTAGCCAACCATGCGCGAGTGGTGCTCTGTGGCGGTATTTCCAGTGGCTATCAAACCAAAGCGCTGCCGCCAGGACCGAAAAATTATATGCAGTTAGTGATTCGTCGCTCTCATATGGAAGGCTTTATTGTCCTCGATCATGTGGCGCGTTACCCCGCGGCAATAGAGCAGTTAAGTCAGTGGGTTGATGAGGGCAAGATCAAAGTTAAAGAACATATATTAGACGGTATCGAAGAATGTCCGGCTGGTTTGGCGGGCCTTTTTGCCGGGCAAAATTTCGGTAAGCAATTAGTAAAAATTTAA
- a CDS encoding DUF3604 domain-containing protein: protein MQKLIQASTFSAVALAVSLSVSAAEPLLADQKLLYSTPVRENHTNLYWGDLHLHSKLSADAYILQTRLTKDQAFKFARGETVQADNGMPAKLRRPLDFLAVTDHAEYLGIYAQMALDDPRLDDWKMGVEWKELLRQGDMMSLALAFSDAIQTSAPEYLTPDSLRSSIWQEASAVADKYNEPGLFTAFVGYEWTSMITGDNLHRVVIYKDGAETASQMTPFSAQHSNDPEDLWDALADYEKQTGGEVLAIAHNGNVSNGRMFSPNRENGLPLDASYARKRARWEPVYETTQVKGDGEAHPYLSPDDEFADFETWDQGNITLGTDKEPEMLQYEYTRSALREGLRHEANLGTNPFKFGIIGSTDSHTGMATTNEDNFFGKFAHDEPSVDRTEKRMADQLQKIWRLVSSGLAAVWSGENTRESIFDAIKRREVYATSGTRIKLRFFGGWEYEQADVLSADYASIGYAKGVPMGGDLTRGPDAKAPRFMVAATRDPDGANLDRVQIIKGWLNASGETAEQIFDVALSDGRKKSWLTGEIPAVGNTVDSENVTYSNSIGAAELTAVWTDPEFDPEQRAFYYARVIQIPTPRWTAYDEKYFGAEIDPRAPKTIQDRAYSSPIWYTP from the coding sequence ATGCAAAAACTTATTCAGGCTTCGACCTTTTCCGCCGTGGCACTGGCAGTAAGTCTATCAGTCAGCGCTGCAGAACCCTTATTAGCCGATCAAAAATTACTTTACTCAACACCGGTAAGAGAAAACCATACTAATCTCTACTGGGGTGATCTACACCTGCATTCTAAGCTCTCTGCCGATGCCTATATTCTACAAACGCGACTGACCAAGGATCAGGCATTTAAATTTGCCCGCGGTGAGACCGTTCAGGCAGACAACGGCATGCCGGCCAAATTACGTCGTCCATTAGATTTTTTGGCGGTCACAGACCATGCGGAGTATCTGGGTATCTATGCCCAGATGGCTCTAGATGATCCCCGTTTAGACGACTGGAAAATGGGCGTTGAATGGAAAGAATTATTGCGTCAGGGGGATATGATGAGTTTGGCTCTAGCTTTCTCCGATGCGATCCAGACAAGCGCGCCAGAGTATTTGACGCCAGATAGTCTGCGCAGCTCTATTTGGCAGGAGGCTTCTGCTGTTGCCGATAAATACAATGAGCCGGGATTATTTACCGCCTTTGTCGGTTACGAATGGACCTCTATGATCACCGGCGACAATCTCCACCGCGTGGTAATCTACAAAGACGGTGCCGAGACCGCATCACAGATGACGCCGTTTTCTGCTCAACACAGTAATGACCCGGAAGATCTGTGGGACGCTCTGGCAGATTATGAAAAGCAAACTGGGGGTGAGGTGCTTGCCATAGCGCACAACGGTAATGTCAGCAATGGCCGCATGTTCTCGCCGAACCGTGAGAATGGACTGCCTCTAGATGCCTCCTATGCTCGCAAGCGCGCACGCTGGGAGCCGGTCTATGAAACTACCCAGGTTAAAGGGGATGGCGAAGCCCATCCTTACCTGTCTCCAGATGATGAATTTGCTGACTTTGAAACCTGGGATCAGGGCAATATCACTTTGGGCACGGATAAAGAGCCTGAGATGCTGCAGTACGAATATACCCGCTCGGCGCTGCGCGAAGGTCTGCGCCATGAGGCTAACTTGGGCACCAACCCATTTAAGTTTGGCATTATCGGCAGCACCGATTCTCACACCGGTATGGCGACCACCAACGAAGATAATTTCTTTGGTAAATTTGCCCACGACGAGCCCTCTGTGGATCGCACCGAAAAGCGTATGGCGGATCAGCTACAGAAAATCTGGCGGCTAGTGTCCTCCGGTCTGGCAGCAGTCTGGTCTGGTGAAAATACTCGCGAGTCGATCTTTGATGCGATTAAGCGACGTGAAGTGTATGCCACCTCGGGCACCCGCATTAAGCTGCGCTTTTTTGGTGGCTGGGAATATGAGCAGGCGGATGTGCTGAGCGCTGATTACGCCAGCATCGGCTATGCAAAGGGTGTTCCCATGGGTGGCGATTTAACCCGCGGCCCCGATGCTAAAGCCCCACGCTTTATGGTCGCTGCCACCAGAGATCCAGATGGTGCCAATCTAGACCGGGTGCAAATTATTAAAGGCTGGCTCAATGCCAGTGGCGAAACGGCGGAGCAGATATTTGATGTGGCCCTCTCCGATGGTCGCAAGAAAAGCTGGTTAACTGGCGAGATTCCCGCCGTGGGCAATACTGTCGACAGCGAAAATGTCACCTACAGCAATAGCATAGGTGCCGCCGAATTAACCGCAGTTTGGACTGACCCCGAGTTCGATCCAGAACAGCGTGCATTCTACTATGCCCGAGTGATTCAGATTCCCACTCCGCGCTGGACCGCCTACGACGAAAAATACTTTGGTGCCGAGATAGACCCCCGCGCGCCAAAAACCATTCAAGACCGCGCCTACTCATCACCTATTTGGTACACCCCATGA
- a CDS encoding enoyl-CoA hydratase/isomerase family protein, whose amino-acid sequence MQDNQQPVLETQTIDGIVTLTKNNPQDNYGMSLATLKAMGEALDTVKDSPAIRAVVIDAGGRGFHAGAVAVTELRPRLEDLNREDFQRLVKMGHKLGNQIAALPIPVIGVARGGALGGGLELLLRSDFLYCLDGARFSFPEVTLGFVAAWGGTQLAARLMPFRRAQEMLLLGESINGIQAAEFGLVTASFATAEVLDARLRDVLARLRHCSPASVRWTKECLEAAWEGSLDLGLDREMEAETETMDSGDFLKGLGALGNGQVYDYSAGKAVAKKSR is encoded by the coding sequence ATGCAAGACAACCAACAACCCGTGCTTGAGACCCAAACCATTGACGGCATCGTCACACTCACCAAGAACAATCCTCAAGACAATTACGGCATGTCTCTGGCCACGCTCAAGGCCATGGGCGAAGCCCTCGACACTGTCAAAGATAGCCCTGCTATCCGTGCCGTTGTCATAGATGCAGGCGGGCGTGGCTTTCATGCCGGCGCTGTCGCCGTTACTGAACTGCGACCCCGACTTGAAGACCTCAACCGCGAGGATTTTCAACGCCTGGTAAAAATGGGTCACAAGCTGGGCAATCAGATTGCCGCACTGCCTATTCCGGTGATTGGCGTAGCCCGCGGTGGCGCATTGGGGGGCGGTCTTGAATTGCTATTGCGCAGTGATTTCCTCTACTGCCTCGATGGGGCACGCTTTAGCTTCCCTGAAGTGACTCTGGGCTTTGTTGCCGCCTGGGGTGGCACTCAGTTAGCGGCAAGGCTTATGCCCTTTAGACGGGCTCAGGAGATGCTTTTATTGGGGGAATCAATCAATGGCATACAGGCTGCAGAGTTTGGACTGGTAACTGCCTCATTTGCCACCGCTGAGGTCTTAGATGCTCGCCTCAGGGACGTATTGGCACGTTTGCGCCATTGCTCCCCAGCATCAGTTCGATGGACTAAGGAGTGCTTAGAGGCTGCCTGGGAAGGGTCTCTCGATTTGGGTCTGGACAGAGAGATGGAAGCGGAAACCGAAACCATGGACAGCGGCGACTTTCTCAAAGGTTTAGGCGCACTGGGCAATGGTCAAGTTTATGACTACAGCGCGGGAAAAGCCGTGGCAAAGAAAAGCCGCTGA
- a CDS encoding SDR family oxidoreductase, producing the protein MSRLLNKVAIITGAASNPGLGHATAVRFAQEGAKLVLTDIDLVGLATAEKELTAMGAEVLTMEQNVVDEQRWQEVIDATVERFGSLDILVNNAGIAVMRPISEYSVADYDLQMDVNIRSVFLGCKKALPAMIASGGGSIVNMSSVAALRGIPGVSVYGIAKAGVQIFSKSIALEHAADGIRCNSLHPGLIDTNIQNDSRRDNPDEFEKLGDTVPFGRMGYPVEVANCVLFLASDESSYVTGTELVVDGGLIAK; encoded by the coding sequence ATGTCTAGATTATTAAACAAAGTTGCGATCATCACCGGTGCAGCCTCTAACCCAGGTCTCGGCCACGCCACTGCCGTGCGCTTTGCCCAAGAGGGCGCCAAACTGGTGCTTACCGATATAGATCTAGTGGGTCTGGCTACGGCTGAGAAAGAACTGACTGCTATGGGTGCTGAAGTCCTGACCATGGAGCAAAATGTGGTCGACGAACAGCGTTGGCAGGAAGTGATTGACGCCACCGTAGAGCGCTTTGGCAGTCTTGATATTCTGGTGAACAATGCTGGTATCGCGGTAATGCGACCGATCAGCGAATACTCCGTAGCCGACTATGATCTGCAGATGGATGTGAACATTCGCAGTGTTTTCCTTGGCTGTAAAAAAGCTTTACCGGCAATGATCGCCTCTGGTGGCGGCTCTATTGTGAATATGTCTTCGGTTGCCGCGCTGCGCGGAATTCCCGGTGTTTCTGTATACGGAATTGCTAAAGCCGGCGTACAGATCTTCAGTAAGAGCATTGCCCTGGAGCACGCAGCCGATGGCATTCGCTGTAACTCTCTGCACCCAGGTCTGATCGACACCAATATTCAGAATGACTCCCGTCGCGACAATCCAGATGAGTTCGAAAAGCTCGGCGACACAGTGCCATTTGGCCGTATGGGTTATCCAGTAGAAGTGGCTAACTGCGTACTGTTTTTAGCCTCTGATGAATCCAGCTATGTCACTGGCACTGAGCTGGTGGTTGATGGCGGGCTTATCGCCAAGTAA
- a CDS encoding aromatic ring-hydroxylating dioxygenase subunit alpha — protein MTAAPDTSRYAKGFDMPVRGDTITADRYISQEFMARENQHLWPKVWHLGGMVAELEEEGDYVRHNLGTESVIMIRQSDDSIKAFYNSCPHRGNRLILGDIGGSDRITCGYHGWQFSPDGALVNVQDPDDFPDGDPCGKVTLSEVRCETWGPFIFYCMDPEVKPLLEWLAPLPERLKDYGLDNWIRVMYLTADADFNWKIIRDNFNESYHLPTIHPELSTFINDGLPDTLFEMYESGHNSMWMKGHQATTRNPEFHTGEVPSPLDDVARAWEIDPADYNGHTGDLREAIVAAKRRLGPERGFINYENMSDQQLVDYFHCTLFPNLTITMSPEQCQILRTEPHPTDAQKCVFHHWVLAPPVEGMTEVITPIGPMPLEWAENRHSVYGDGQSVGYVADQDLSIGTSQQQGLNSRGFKGCILTHQEKRVQRFHELLNDYVNPDVSTDIINSDHLR, from the coding sequence ATGACTGCAGCACCAGATACTTCTCGCTACGCCAAGGGTTTTGATATGCCTGTTCGGGGCGACACCATTACCGCTGATCGCTATATCTCCCAGGAATTTATGGCTCGGGAAAATCAGCATCTGTGGCCCAAGGTCTGGCATCTCGGCGGTATGGTTGCCGAGTTGGAAGAGGAGGGCGATTACGTTCGCCACAATCTAGGTACCGAATCAGTGATTATGATTCGCCAGTCCGATGATTCCATTAAAGCCTTTTACAACTCCTGTCCTCACCGCGGCAATCGTTTGATCCTCGGAGATATTGGCGGCAGTGATCGCATAACCTGCGGTTATCATGGCTGGCAGTTCTCACCCGATGGCGCGCTGGTCAATGTTCAAGATCCCGATGATTTTCCCGATGGCGACCCCTGCGGCAAAGTCACTCTCAGCGAAGTACGCTGCGAGACCTGGGGGCCGTTTATTTTTTACTGCATGGACCCGGAGGTAAAGCCACTACTGGAATGGCTGGCTCCGCTGCCAGAGCGACTCAAAGATTACGGTCTGGATAATTGGATACGAGTCATGTACCTGACTGCAGACGCCGACTTTAACTGGAAAATCATCCGCGACAATTTTAACGAAAGTTACCATCTGCCGACGATTCATCCGGAGCTGTCGACATTTATTAATGATGGTCTGCCAGACACGCTGTTTGAAATGTACGAAAGCGGGCACAACTCCATGTGGATGAAAGGTCATCAGGCCACTACCCGCAACCCAGAGTTTCATACTGGCGAAGTGCCCTCACCACTGGACGACGTGGCGCGAGCCTGGGAAATAGATCCGGCAGATTACAATGGTCACACTGGCGATTTGCGCGAGGCCATAGTTGCGGCCAAACGGCGTCTCGGTCCTGAACGCGGTTTCATCAATTATGAAAATATGAGCGATCAGCAGCTGGTGGATTATTTCCACTGTACATTGTTCCCCAACCTCACTATTACCATGTCCCCTGAACAGTGCCAGATCTTGCGCACCGAACCCCACCCCACCGATGCGCAGAAATGTGTTTTCCATCACTGGGTTCTGGCCCCTCCGGTCGAGGGCATGACAGAGGTGATTACTCCTATAGGGCCTATGCCACTGGAGTGGGCCGAAAATCGCCACAGCGTTTACGGTGATGGGCAGTCGGTTGGCTATGTCGCAGATCAGGATTTGAGCATAGGTACTAGCCAGCAGCAGGGGTTGAATTCTCGCGGCTTTAAGGGCTGCATTTTAACCCATCAAGAAAAGCGTGTGCAGAGGTTTCATGAATTGCTCAATGACTATGTGAACCCGGATGTCAGCACTGACATTATTAACTCCGATCATCTGAGGTAA
- a CDS encoding VOC family protein — protein MFKAIVTGMIMSCMAAGAFAEDSSGKVTLGNDSSPKSNPLALMRADHIMISTADYRGTIEWYNSVLGFEVVREWDIEGYDDVDVGYIAANGFMIEVVGTATEFQSEKVAPDVFTAMSDRGYVHLAFSSADVDAVAAELISRGVELELPPTDFDAAGVRLLFIRDNNGNLIEIVTPLSAYKP, from the coding sequence ATGTTTAAAGCTATTGTTACTGGAATGATTATGTCTTGCATGGCCGCGGGAGCTTTTGCTGAAGACAGTTCAGGTAAAGTCACGTTAGGTAACGACAGTTCCCCGAAATCGAATCCACTGGCGCTGATGCGCGCCGACCACATTATGATTTCCACTGCAGACTACAGGGGCACCATTGAATGGTACAACTCTGTTCTCGGTTTTGAAGTGGTTCGGGAATGGGATATCGAAGGCTACGACGATGTGGATGTGGGCTATATAGCGGCCAATGGTTTTATGATCGAAGTGGTGGGCACAGCCACAGAATTCCAGTCGGAAAAAGTGGCTCCAGATGTGTTTACCGCCATGTCCGATCGCGGTTATGTGCATCTTGCCTTTAGCAGCGCCGATGTGGATGCAGTAGCCGCCGAATTAATCAGTCGCGGTGTCGAGTTGGAATTACCCCCAACCGACTTTGATGCGGCAGGAGTTAGGTTGCTGTTTATTCGCGATAACAATGGCAATCTTATTGAAATTGTCACGCCCCTCTCAGCCTACAAGCCTTAA
- a CDS encoding glucose 1-dehydrogenase, with translation MNFDFNNKVVLITGAAAGLGYACAQAFAAAGAKLVITDISQEALDQAVADLEQGGAEVLGLLNDASDSADVDSMMAALVARFGRLDIAVNNAGTATPLQEFHEVGEAEFDRVIAVNLKGVWLCMQAEIRQMLKQGGGRIVNMASATSRNTYPHAAPYVTSKFAVAGLTRTVAVDYADRDIRINAICPGNVATPLVVSLVEDLSLLSTKHAMKRLGTPEEVANGVMFLASELSSFSTGSLLEVDGGWNAI, from the coding sequence ATGAATTTTGATTTCAACAATAAAGTCGTGCTGATCACCGGAGCCGCCGCTGGCCTAGGTTATGCCTGTGCCCAGGCATTTGCCGCTGCGGGGGCAAAACTGGTGATCACTGATATCTCCCAAGAAGCGCTGGATCAAGCGGTTGCAGATCTTGAGCAGGGTGGCGCTGAGGTCCTCGGGCTGCTTAATGATGCCAGTGATTCAGCTGATGTAGACTCTATGATGGCGGCCCTGGTGGCGCGCTTTGGACGTCTGGATATAGCGGTTAACAATGCTGGCACCGCAACCCCACTGCAGGAATTCCATGAGGTGGGTGAAGCAGAGTTTGATCGGGTTATCGCCGTTAATCTAAAAGGCGTATGGCTTTGTATGCAGGCTGAAATTCGCCAAATGCTTAAGCAGGGCGGTGGCCGTATAGTCAACATGGCCTCGGCTACCAGTCGCAATACTTACCCCCATGCCGCGCCCTATGTGACCAGTAAATTTGCCGTGGCGGGGCTGACTCGCACAGTAGCCGTGGACTATGCCGATCGCGATATTCGTATCAATGCCATCTGCCCTGGCAATGTCGCCACACCACTGGTTGTAAGTCTGGTTGAAGATCTATCGCTACTCTCTACCAAGCATGCTATGAAGCGCCTCGGCACTCCTGAAGAGGTAGCCAATGGCGTGATGTTTCTGGCCTCAGAGCTATCGTCTTTTAGCACTGGAAGCTTGCTCGAAGTGGATGGTGGTTGGAATGCGATTTAG
- a CDS encoding TonB-dependent receptor codes for MNYQKNFKKQVLPALISVCMLPLYANVAVGATVLEEVVVTARKRQESIQDVPVAVTAITPGQLERGSITSSLDLGKLVPNVELHETAVGSESLSASIRGLSYDDIEKSIEPTVGVAIDGVFLASNSGGVFDFFDVESVEVLRGPQGTLFGRNTIGGVINVQRTEPTGEWGGKFEAVSGDESLTALKALVNMPMGENGGIKLAVNDTQSDSHVYNTTLEGRRDYKDSQTMSLSVKYDFSENTSAVLTYDDYDHNTTAPDTVFVSASPLGAGSVASEANDWKTSPQLLPLTATLEGENTTLKVTHNADNYQIKYIMGIMDYTEEVHEASWGTAGVFFPVDRDQEFKQTSHELQYISDLDGPMNFVAGVYMLEADSYITSGPVVPFTAYHSLSTTAVFGEMSYDLSEDWSLTVGARYTEEEKDLNSRSWIVGVGNADRIANSSDNLLNEGTPKFEDDNVSYRVVLQREFDKGMLYTSYATGFRSGGFFNRGSTDSELAPFGSEEVASFEIGMRSNPTDNSQLNVTYFNAEYSDKQTTVITDGNDPVCGKGTAENPAAQGVTCSFVRNAGEVSMDGIEIEAALMPTDALTLRAAIGTFSGDYDSFDYNGTDISDRARLLYAPELTASLVAEHTSNVAGGSLTINASFSHKDDVETQADWSTYDPVTGPEVTIESFQTFDLSATYLKDMANGTLKLRAYGTDILDGGNRVGRRYDAGAFAWAELVPRRQIGVSVGYEF; via the coding sequence ATGAATTATCAGAAAAACTTTAAGAAGCAGGTGCTTCCAGCCCTGATTTCTGTGTGCATGCTGCCGCTGTACGCCAACGTTGCGGTCGGCGCGACCGTTCTCGAGGAAGTAGTTGTTACTGCTCGAAAACGTCAAGAATCCATTCAGGATGTTCCTGTAGCCGTTACTGCTATTACACCGGGTCAGCTCGAAAGAGGCTCAATTACTAGCTCTCTTGATCTCGGAAAACTGGTTCCCAATGTTGAACTTCATGAAACGGCAGTTGGTTCAGAGTCTCTGAGTGCCTCTATTCGCGGCCTGAGCTACGACGATATTGAAAAGTCGATCGAACCCACTGTCGGCGTTGCCATTGACGGCGTCTTTTTAGCCAGTAACTCCGGCGGTGTGTTCGACTTCTTTGATGTCGAGTCTGTCGAAGTCCTGCGCGGCCCTCAAGGCACACTGTTTGGGCGCAACACCATTGGTGGTGTAATCAACGTACAGAGAACTGAACCAACCGGTGAGTGGGGCGGCAAGTTTGAAGCAGTCTCAGGCGATGAAAGCCTGACCGCTTTGAAAGCGCTGGTTAACATGCCTATGGGCGAGAATGGCGGCATTAAGCTGGCGGTTAACGACACGCAGTCTGACTCTCACGTCTACAACACTACTTTAGAGGGCCGACGTGACTATAAAGACTCACAGACCATGTCGCTGTCGGTTAAATATGATTTCTCTGAAAACACCTCAGCGGTATTGACCTACGACGACTATGATCACAACACGACTGCACCAGACACCGTCTTTGTATCAGCAAGCCCACTAGGTGCCGGATCTGTTGCGTCAGAAGCGAATGACTGGAAGACATCACCGCAGCTGCTGCCTCTCACGGCGACATTGGAGGGCGAGAACACGACATTGAAAGTCACCCATAACGCTGACAATTATCAGATCAAATACATTATGGGGATCATGGACTATACCGAAGAAGTCCATGAAGCGTCGTGGGGCACTGCAGGTGTATTCTTCCCAGTTGATAGAGACCAGGAATTTAAGCAGACTTCTCACGAACTTCAGTACATTTCTGATTTAGATGGGCCGATGAATTTTGTTGCTGGTGTCTACATGCTCGAAGCTGACTCGTACATCACTTCAGGTCCAGTTGTTCCTTTCACCGCTTACCACAGTCTGTCGACTACAGCAGTGTTTGGTGAAATGAGCTATGATCTTTCTGAAGATTGGTCGCTCACAGTGGGTGCCCGTTACACTGAAGAAGAAAAAGATCTTAATTCACGTTCGTGGATAGTTGGCGTAGGCAATGCTGACCGTATCGCCAACAGTAGCGACAATCTCCTCAACGAAGGTACGCCTAAGTTTGAAGATGACAATGTCTCCTACCGAGTGGTTCTGCAGCGCGAATTTGACAAAGGTATGCTCTATACCTCTTATGCAACAGGCTTCCGCAGCGGCGGTTTCTTTAACCGCGGATCCACTGATTCAGAACTGGCGCCTTTCGGATCGGAAGAAGTGGCCAGCTTCGAAATCGGTATGCGCAGCAACCCAACGGACAATTCGCAGCTCAACGTCACTTACTTCAATGCTGAATACTCAGACAAGCAAACCACGGTTATTACCGACGGTAACGACCCAGTCTGTGGTAAAGGAACTGCTGAAAATCCTGCAGCTCAGGGTGTGACCTGCTCGTTTGTTCGTAACGCTGGTGAAGTCAGCATGGACGGTATCGAGATTGAAGCCGCACTGATGCCAACTGATGCGCTGACCCTGCGTGCAGCAATTGGTACTTTTAGTGGCGACTACGATAGCTTTGACTACAACGGCACCGATATTTCAGACCGAGCGCGTCTGCTATATGCCCCTGAGTTAACCGCTAGTTTGGTTGCTGAGCACACCTCAAACGTAGCCGGTGGATCACTGACTATCAACGCTAGCTTTAGCCATAAAGATGATGTCGAAACGCAGGCTGACTGGTCAACTTATGACCCAGTTACCGGTCCGGAAGTCACCATCGAGAGCTTCCAAACCTTTGATCTTTCAGCAACTTACTTGAAAGACATGGCCAATGGTACGCTCAAGTTACGCGCTTATGGTACTGATATCCTCGACGGTGGTAACCGTGTAGGTCGCCGCTATGACGCTGGCGCTTTCGCCTGGGCAGAGCTGGTTCCGCGCCGTCAGATAGGTGTTAGCGTAGGTTACGAGTTCTAA
- a CDS encoding SDR family oxidoreductase, with translation MAGRLEGKVIVILGASDERSMGAATAHRCAAEGAKLVLAARRLDKVQAIADSIGAVAVSCDITDEAQLAALADTAVSTFGKLDGAVNFAGIETASPIADISREVLQQNCDVHLIGTTLFIKHMTARMSDGGSVVTTSSQTALLAPPGLAAYAGTKSGADHIVRIAAVEFGEQNIRVNSLAPGFTPSAMTEGFLAMPAIEQAFLNEIPLGKLPSTDDMANAALWLLSDECFMTGRLLDISGGQTLRRIPNATEMGF, from the coding sequence ATGGCCGGTCGATTAGAAGGGAAAGTCATTGTGATTTTAGGCGCATCTGACGAACGCAGTATGGGTGCAGCTACAGCACATCGCTGCGCTGCCGAAGGTGCAAAATTAGTCTTAGCCGCCCGCAGACTGGATAAGGTCCAGGCCATCGCCGACAGTATTGGCGCTGTAGCAGTCTCATGCGATATTACCGACGAAGCACAGCTTGCGGCTCTGGCTGATACGGCTGTATCTACTTTCGGTAAACTCGATGGCGCGGTTAATTTTGCCGGTATCGAAACAGCATCGCCGATTGCCGATATCAGCCGTGAAGTATTGCAGCAGAACTGCGATGTTCACTTAATCGGAACCACGCTGTTTATCAAGCATATGACTGCGCGTATGAGCGATGGCGGCTCGGTGGTAACTACCTCCTCACAGACAGCTCTGTTGGCACCTCCGGGACTGGCTGCTTACGCTGGCACCAAGAGCGGTGCAGATCATATAGTGCGTATAGCGGCGGTTGAGTTCGGTGAACAGAATATCCGCGTTAACTCTCTGGCTCCCGGTTTTACCCCCAGCGCTATGACCGAAGGCTTTCTGGCTATGCCCGCCATTGAGCAGGCATTTTTGAATGAGATTCCACTGGGTAAGTTGCCGAGCACCGATGATATGGCTAACGCAGCCCTGTGGCTGTTATCCGATGAGTGCTTTATGACCGGTAGGCTGTTGGATATTTCCGGTGGCCAAACGCTGCGCCGTATACCTAATGCCACAGAGATGGGTTTTTGA